The following proteins come from a genomic window of Lolium rigidum isolate FL_2022 chromosome 5, APGP_CSIRO_Lrig_0.1, whole genome shotgun sequence:
- the LOC124657829 gene encoding non-specific lipid-transfer protein 1-like: MARSQVVFMAAVALVVMLAAAPRAAVAINCGQVDSAVGPCLPFARGGAGPSTQCCNGVKSLHNQARSTFDRQTACNCLKGIAARFHDLNLANAAAIPSRCGVSIPYTISPSIDCSR, encoded by the coding sequence ATGGCCCGCTCTCAGGTAGTGTTCATGGCCGCCGTCGCCCTGGTGGTGATGCTCGCTGCGgccccgcgcgccgccgtggccatcAACTGCGGCCAGGTGGACTCCGCGGTGGGGCCGTGCCTGCCCTTCGCCCGCGGCGGCGCAGGCCCGTCCACGCAGTGCTGCAACGGCGTCAAGAGCCTCCACAACCAGGCGCGCAGCACCTTCGACCGGCAAACCGCCTGCAACTGCCTCAAGGGCATCGCTGCCCGCTTCCACGATCTGAACctcgccaacgccgccgccatcccCTCCAGGTGCGGCGTCAGCATCCCCTACACCATCAGCCCCTCCATCGACTGCTCCAGGTAA